CAATGGACATTATCTTGTAAGCACTCATAACCGTTTCGGAacatataatttaaataaacgtaCCTTTTTGTTCGTTCCATCACCGTCCATCCTCGATTTTCGTACCGGCCTTTCAAACTTATGTTGATTTTTTACAGGAGAGGTCAAACAGTACATTAAAAACGAATACGCATGCGCCACAGCCAGAATCCCGACAGGAACATGTGCGATTCTACGGCGTTGCCGTTTTTCATCAATGGTGAAGTAATTAAAGGATTTGGCAGAGGGTCGAAAGAACTTGGAATTCCTACTGCAAATTTTCCCCTTGAGGTCGTCAATAAGTTACCAGATAGCATTACCACGGGCATTTATTATGGGTGGGCGCAAGTGGACGATTCATCAGTTTATAAAATGGTAATGAGTGTTGGTTGGAATCcttactataaaaataaagaaaaatctaTGGAAACTCATATTATACACAAATTTGAGACggatttttatgggaaaaaCCTTAAAGTTGCCTTAGTTGGGTACATTAGACCTGAATTAAACTTTGCCTCAATggatgatttaattaataccatTCATAACGATATTAAACAAGCTGAAATTCAATTAGAAAAACCAGAACAGGCTGAAAttgctaaaaatgatttttttaaaccaaattgTTGATTAGAGTAATTGTTTAATAGTGTTAATGTTTAGAAAACATAATTAGagaataattaagaaaatagtTGTTTGGAGCAAAACAACCATAAAAAAGAATCAATATTTTGTACTTACGTGGTTACACAAATATAACGGCTCACATTAAATTCCTTTATaaccaaattatttttgttgttaccCCAAtccttatttattataaatcctaaataataaaaccaattttagtaggaaacgtcaaaatttaaactatAACATGAAGTTAGCAcattaaacataacctcaaatttctattcatttttattcccatATCATCgagatttaattattaattaaaatattaatcatatttaatagttattaataatttaaaaatatatcaaaaatttaagtgtttttttattaatttgaaactGAAGTGATTTTCTTACcaactttaaatttgacagttagcgccatcattaaatttacataaccTCACATTTTCGGACTAATTATACCgctttttattctatcatagtAAATTAAGCAACATAGAGGATAGAAATGATCTTTAATTATGGATAGAACGCCGAAAAGAtattcaaagctttctcttaaaaataatgaatgtaTCAACACCAAATCTGGtaagttattgattttttttaataaccacaataataatgttattacaatttatgtCATCAGCTACAACTTCTTCAAGTACCCcaatacaacaaaaaactTCATCATTATATGATGAATACAGTCCTGTTTTTATTCCATGCACTCAAGAAGCATTGGACGAATTAGATGTGGTGTGGGATTGGAATTCGCCAAAATCTCAAGTATTCCCTAAAAGACAGAAACCAAAACGCTTACAAGCACATTCCCCAATACCcatagtaaaaaaatattcacaTAATCAACCTGTTGTAAATGAAAACTTAAAGAACCagttggaaaaattaaaaaatcaattagaaACGGAGCTAAAACCTTCATCATCTAAATCAACAGCTAAAATTCCTgtgtcaaaaaataataccaaAGATGTTTTGCCTAACACATCAACTGTAGACATaggaaatacttttttaattaaagatgaaTTGAAAGAGTTAGAAGATCTTTTTAATGATGACTCAATGGAGCAAGAACTTATATTGCAATCTCAAAAGTTtgaaagtttaattaatttacaattagaTGATAGtggtaataataaaactcCTTTTGGTGTTGAATCGAAGCTGGAATttcgtaaatttaaaagtgaGGATCGTTTAAACACAAGTGATAATAGAAAGGGATTAAGAACAAAAAGTAACTCAAGCGGGGATTTGTACGATTCACCACTA
This genomic stretch from Onthophagus taurus isolate NC chromosome 7, IU_Otau_3.0, whole genome shotgun sequence harbors:
- the LOC111420937 gene encoding riboflavin kinase, with amino-acid sequence MRHSQNPDRNMCDSTALPFFINGEVIKGFGRGSKELGIPTANFPLEVVNKLPDSITTGIYYGWAQVDDSSVYKMVMSVGWNPYYKNKEKSMETHIIHKFETDFYGKNLKVALVGYIRPELNFASMDDLINTIHNDIKQAEIQLEKPEQAEIAKNDFFKPNC
- the LOC111420931 gene encoding uncharacterized protein isoform X1, whose protein sequence is MDRTPKRYSKLSLKNNECINTKSATTSSSTPIQQKTSSLYDEYSPVFIPCTQEALDELDVVWDWNSPKSQVFPKRQKPKRLQAHSPIPIVKKYSHNQPVVNENLKNQLEKLKNQLETELKPSSSKSTAKIPVSKNNTKDVLPNTSTVDIGNTFLIKDELKELEDLFNDDSMEQELILQSQKFESLINLQLDDSGNNKTPFGVESKLEFRKFKSEDRLNTSDNRKGLRTKSNSSGDLYDSPLQKSSVSVKLETKFEAAFDDSFDMAMQTFRDSDLKLNNSRNNSLSLRSKSNVSLSMSFEENISVYDMQEIERKRQEALAKLRSKKLQYVISPSKRSGDNLQSTSETIPLKVPKVEESPIKCSPEEIEQKRLQALAKLEAKKKQDIIERNRREALKRLEMNKKKREKLLNNIRS
- the LOC111420931 gene encoding uncharacterized protein isoform X2; amino-acid sequence: MDRTPKRYSKLSLKNNECINTKSATTSSSTPIQQKTSSLYDEYSPVFIPCTQEALDELDVVWDWNSPKSQVFPKRQKPKRLQAHSPIPIVKKYSHNQPVVNENLKNQLEKLKNQLETELKPSSSKSTAKIPVSKNNTKDVLPNTSTVDIGNTFLIKDELKELEDLFNDDSMEQELILQSQKFESLINLQLDDSGNNKTPFGVESKLEFRKFKSEDRLNTSDNRKGLRTKSNSSGDLYDSPLQKSSVSVKLETKFEAAFDDSFDMAMQTFRDSDLKLNNSRNNSLSLRSKSNVSLSMSFEENISVYDMQEIERKRQEALAKLRSKKLQYVISPSKRSGDNLQSTSETIPLKVPKEESPIKCSPEEIEQKRLQALAKLEAKKKQDIIERNRREALKRLEMNKKKREKLLNNIRS